A stretch of Planococcus citri chromosome 5, ihPlaCitr1.1, whole genome shotgun sequence DNA encodes these proteins:
- the CysRS-m gene encoding probable cysteine--tRNA ligase, mitochondrial, whose amino-acid sequence MNMELFLKLISLFLSMQFLGSECQTNAKWLQPAGIETDFQLHHTITKEKVPLIVKNKTFITWYICGPTVYDSAHIGHASTYMRFDIIRRILQKYSDKSIVQAMSITNIDDKIIAKSAETGLQWEVLTKTYEREFFSDLASLNIAKPTIVARATDHIPQMISFIERLIQKNLAYRSADGSVYFDLQNYAKGGKFRTVDVSQPGNEFKKCAADFALWKAAKPSEPFWKSPWGPGRPGWHIECSAIASKYFGDSIDIHSGGYDLIFPHHENEETQCCAYHEVNQWVNYWIHSGQLFLAKDSQKMSKSLKNTISIRDFLNSYSRDHFRMLCFMSNYRSNIEFSDELMDMSVNYYTKFVNFFDGCLAYINGYSTKGDIDGPKLLQILNETKINVMKAVRDDFNTEACLTHLFHLIHETNKMLFPDSGNRNPVAVALVYQYIYDTLNEFGFSFGDSAADADSKLNARLEAVIDTTVTFRDKVRTAALQSNGDNKNDLLQLCDQARRELQCQGINIKDNKNQKSTWTYSEPKEK is encoded by the exons atgaacatggAATTgtttctcaaattaatttcactGTTTTTATCGATGCAATTTTTGGGATCCGAATGTCAGA CCAATGCGAAATGGTTGCAACCGGCCGGAATCGAAACTGATTTCCAATTGCATCATACAATAACTAAAGAAAAGGTTCCTCTTATTGttaaaaacaagactttcaTTACTTGGTATATTTGTGGTCCGACCGTATACGATTCTGCTCACATTGGACATGCCAG CACTTATATGAGATTCGACATCATTAGAAGAATATTACAAAAGTACTCAGATAAATCAATCGTTCAAGCGATGTCTATTACGAATATAGACGATAAGATCATCGCAAAGTCGGCTGAAACCGGATTGCAGTGGGAAGTACTGACGAAAACTTACGAAAGAGAATTCTTCTCTGATTTAGCGTCTTTGAATATCGCTAAGCCGACAATTGTTGCCAGAGCCACGGACCATATTCCTCAAATGATCAGCTTCATCGAACGTCTGATACAGAAGAATTTGGCTTATCGATCTGCAGATG GTTCGGTGTACTTTGATTTGCAGAATTATGCAAAAGGTGGTAAATTTAGAACAGTAGATGTTTCTCAGCCGGGaaatgagttcaaaaaatgtgcAGCCGATTTCGCTTTGTGGAAAGCAGCTAAACCTTCTGAACCATTTTGGAAATCACCTTGGGGCCCAGGACGACCCGGATGGCATATTGAATGCTCAGCTATTGCCAG CAAATATTTCGGTGATTCGATTGATATCCATAGTGGAGGATATGACTTAATTTTTCCACATCATGAGAACGAAGAAACGCAGTGCTGTGCTTATCACGAAGTCAATCAATGGGTAAACTACTGGATACATTCCGGACAATTGTTTTTAGCGAAAGATAGTCAGAAGATGTCCAAATCGCTGAAAAATACCATTAGTATACGAGACTTTTTAAATTCTTACTCTCGTGATCATTTTCGTATGCTGTGTTTTATGAGCAATTATAGATCAA ATATTGAATTTTCTGACGAACTTATGGATATGAGTGTGAACTATTAcacaaaattcgtaaatttcttCGACGGTTGTTTGGCTTATATTAACGGATATTCTACGAAAGGTGACATTGATGGACCAAAATTACTGCAA attttaaATGAAACTAAGATCAACGTGATGAAAGCTGTTCGAGACGATTTCAATACCGAAGCTTGTTTAACGCATCTTTTTCATTTAATTCACGAGACTAACAAAATGCTATTTCCTGATTCG GGAAATAGAAACCCAGTCGCAGTAGCTCTAGTCTATCAATATATTTATGATACTCTGAATGAATTTGGATTCAGTTTCGGTGATTCAGCTGCG GATGCTGATTCTAAATTAAATGCTAGATTAGAAGCTGTGATCGATACAACCGTAACATTTCGTGATAAAGTTAGAACAGCTGCATTACAG TCGAATGGTGATaacaaaaatgatttattaCAATTGTGCGATCAAGCTCGACGAGAACTTCAGTGCCAAGGAATTAATATCAAG gataacaaaaaccaaaaatcaacttggacTTATTCTGAACCgaaagaaaaatga
- the LOC135849361 gene encoding monocarboxylate transporter 5-like, producing MAVDHRNDDKPKNGTADYPKKNGKSMLNGGDHVSLRDLKLNGNVDHDGKLPTATVPTHVAVPPDGGWGWVVVAASFCCNLIVDGIIYSFSMFLKEITTTFGESEAKVALIGSLLSGSYLIAGPFASALANRYGFRLVTMVGAVIGGLAFFLSSYATSVDYLCATYGILGGIGFGLIFVPAVITIGFYFEKWRAMATGIAVCGSGIGTFLMAPLCNWLIQQLTWRGAMAVQAGLVLHCALCGALFRPLKPMSVKVPVDENLETTNQSLILKTEILKKSKDKSASLLNVYEDLGITIEDLNDEKNLFNNNTKYPTASEILHLNANGVLDHLTSSQSLNDDRSAHNTVLISEKDLDKRIKPFASTKPLDRMERNHSESPELKKRNSVIPEMRILLNRKYSLQPYKSKSFTVSSTTTLDRTTSMYSRRNSKNDIGNRPLYRDDIFFNSNLKRLSQYTSQSSALDYTMSVTRLPTYTDILEEKKQKCSIFPEAMRRTLATMLDVSLLKSFTFNLLAVSGFITSMGMYIPFMFIKARAEQDYHIEESTTVWLISVLGIANTVGRVGFGVLSSIPKMNAVIISNAALTVCGLCTAFSGFSQSIQYQFLYASAFGLTIACFSSLRTIIVVDLLGLEKLTNAFGLLLLFQGVAAIIGPPMAGYFQEITKNYNTSFYISGALIVASAVMCYPIEALNRWEKKRATKHVQSDV from the exons ATGGCAGTCGATCATCGTAACGACGATAAACCCAAAAATGGCACCGCAGATTACCCGAAAAAGAATGGAAAATCAATGTTAAACGGAGGAGACCACGTATCCCTAAGAGACTTGAAACTAAATGGAAACGTAGATCACGATGGAAAACTCCCAACTGCCACTGTTCCAACCCACGTGGCAGTACCCCCAGATGGAGGCTGGGGCTGGGTCGTGGTAGCAGCTTCATTCTGTTGTAACTTAATCGTAGACGGGATAATTTATTCGTTTTCCATGTTCCTGAAAGAAATCACCACAACTTTTGGAGAATCGGAAGCCAAAGTTGCACTTATCGGATCCTTATTATCGGGCTCGTATTTGATTGCAG gtccTTTTGCCAGTGCCCTAGCGAACCGATATGGATTCAGATTAGTTACCATGGTAGGAGCGGTAATAGGCGGTTTGGCGTTTTTCCTGTCCAGTTACGCAACAAGTGTGGACTATTTGTGCGCGACTTACGGTATCCTCGGAG GTATCGGCTTCGGATTAATATTCGTACCGGCTGTTATAACAATTGGATTTTATTTCGAGAAATGGAGAGCTATGGCTACTGGAATTGCGGTGTGTGGCTCTGGTATTGGGACCTTTTTAATGGCTCCTTTGTGCAATTGGCTCATACAGCAGCTTACTTGGAGAGGTGCTATGGCTGTGCAagcag GTTTGGTACTACACTGCGCGTTATGCGGCGCATTATTCCGTCCCCTGAAGCCAATGTCTGTGAAAGTACCAGTAGACGAGAACCTCGAGACGACCAATCAATCTTTAATATTGAAAAcggagattttaaaaaaatccaaagataaGTCCGCCTCTTTGCTAAACGTGTACGAAGATCTTGGTATAACCATCGAGGACTTGAACGATGAAAAGAATTTATTCAATAATAATACCAAGTATCCTACAGCTTCGGAAATACTTCATTTGAATGCCAATGGGGTACTGGATCATCTCACCTCGAGCCAGTCTTTGAACGATGACAGAAGTGCGCATAATACGGTACTTATCAGTGAAAAAGATCTGGATAAACGGATTAAACCGTTCGCGAGCACTAAACCGTTGGATCGAATGGAGAGGAATCATTCCGAAAGTCCGGAGCTTAAAAAGCGTAACAGCGTTATACCCGAGATGAGGATATTGTTGAATCGCAAATACAGTTTACAGCCTTATAAGTCCAAATCGTTCACTGTGTCTAGTACGACTACTTTGGATAGGACTACCTCAATGTATAGTAGAAGGAACAGTAAAAATGATATTGGCAATAGACCATTGTACAGAgatgatattttcttcaattctaaTCTTAAAAGGTTATCACAATACACTTCACAG tCCAGTGCTCTAGACTACACCATGTCAGTAACTCGTCTACCAACCTACACAGACATACTGgaggagaaaaaacaaaaatgttccATATTCCCAGAAGCCATGAGACGAACACTAGCCACCATGTTGGACGTTTCATTATTAAAATCATTCACCTTCAATTTACTAGCCGTCTCCGGTTTCATTACATCAATGGGAATGTACATCCCATTCATGTTCATCAAAG cTCGAGCCGAACAAGATTATCATATCGAAGAAAGCACAACTGTATGGTTAATTTCAGTACTCGGAATAGCAAACACAGTTGGTCGAGTAGGATTTGGAGTATTGAGCAGCATACCAAAAATGAACGCAGTTATTATTAGTAATGCAGCGTTAACTGTATGTGGTTTATGCACAGCGTTCAGTGGTTTTTCACAATCTATCCAGTACCAATTTTTATACGCCAGTGCTTTCGGTCTCACCATTG cttgctTTTCATCTTTACGTACTATTATTGTGGTGGATTTACTGGGATTGGAGAAACTAACCAACGCGTTCGGATTACTATTATTGTTTCAAGGTGTAGCTGCCATTATTGGGCCTCCTATGGCGG gaTATTTTCAagagattacaaaaaattataatacatcGTTTTATATCTCTGGAGCATTAATTGTTGCATCGGCGGTGATGTGTTACCCGATTGAAGCTTTAAATAGATGGGAGAAGAAAAGGGCGACTAAACATGTTCAAAGTGATGTTTGA